In Lycium ferocissimum isolate CSIRO_LF1 chromosome 11, AGI_CSIRO_Lferr_CH_V1, whole genome shotgun sequence, a single genomic region encodes these proteins:
- the LOC132038126 gene encoding uncharacterized protein LOC132038126 produces MQQQVQSWDVRMASLAVVGHDTPIHVYMEWYMRITRIIIGNPSRRRPDGLGYVALAGAYEALVRTVQMMRYESTARTEAPEMAEYAARMIELAETGMRQAHDFERLHERVPSAPPGAAGGRGRRGAGGRRRGGRAGRGDEAPSTIEIQPSSYRPATTDIPSTSHSRPSTSQTPLYTPDLFSGYVPWPSLSHPPVRDPQGERPVRDLQGGLHLHFDDSMFEDFVFDMAPSASPAPGAAQEPSHQASQEAVDTQVHCSTPVGPQERPIQETTSYSPPHPSQEPTDPSQEPTQAPVDTQIHPSAPEVATPDEVEVETPDHTQPEVLSVPAGPDPKKKHILVKGARGRRRDDDHDLERPVIKRKKGDGDDDEGGGDGMSLRPRDSLRHTTCGTHPR; encoded by the exons ATGCAGCAGCAGGTCCAGAGTTGGGATGTGAGGATGGCGAGCCTAGCGGTGGTCGGACATGACACTCCCATCCATGTGTACATGGAGTGGTACATGCGGATCACTCGCATCATTATTGGCAACCCCTCTAGGCGTCGTCCAGATGGCCTGGGATATGTAGCTCTCGCAGGAGCGTACGAGGCGTTA GTACGGACCGTTCAGATGATGCGCTATGAGAGCACTGCCCGTACGGAGGCCCCCGAGATGGCGGAGTATGCAGCACGGATGATTGAGCTTGCCGAGACTGGTATGAGACAGGCACATGACTTTGAGCGTCTCCATGAGCGTGTTCCCAGTGCCCCACCTGGGGCAGCAGGTGGTCGTGGTCGCCGAGGAGCTGGTGGTCGTCGCAGAGGTGGTAGGGCTGGCAGAGGTGATGAGGCTCCGTCGACTATAGAGATCCAGCCGAGTTCTTACCGGCCGGCAACTACAGATATCCCATCGACTTCTCATTCCCGTCCGTCGACTTCACAGACACCTCTGTATACGCCGGACCTTTTTTCAGGTTATGTGCCCTGGCCTTCACTTTCACATCCACCAGTTCGTGATCCACAGGGTGAGCGGCCGGTTCGTGATCTACAGGGTGGCCTACATCTGCACTTCGACGACTCTATGTTCGAGGACTTCGTGTTTGATATGGCACCATCTGCATCTCCTGCTCCGGGGGCCGCTCAGGAGCCCTCTCACCAGGCATCTCAGGAGGccgtcgacacacag gttcattGTTCTACGCCTGTGGGTCCACAGGAGCGACCCATCCaggagactacctcatattcaccaccacacccatctcaggagcctacagacccatctcaggagcctactcaggcgcccgttgacacacag aTTCATCCTTCGGCACCTGAGGTGGCGACTCCCGACGAGGTAGAGGTCGAGACACCAGACCACACTCAGCCTGAAGTTCTGAGTGTGCCAGCGGGAccagatcccaagaagaagcacatTCTAGTCAAGGGAGCACGGGGCAGGCGAAgagatgatgatcatgacttggagcgccctgttattaagaggaaaaagggcgaTGGAGATGATGacgagggcggtggggatggtatgagccttaggcctagggatAGTCTCCGACATACTACTTGTGGGACCCAtcctcgatag